From Humisphaera borealis, the proteins below share one genomic window:
- a CDS encoding serine hydrolase domain-containing protein: protein MVRRSTYQLLVATVLLAVLLPGTTRLRAAEALSTSAPTSNPTTRPVRPASGEPDARFAALDQAVVAFADLVDAGAVTVAVNVDGRQVYSRGFGWRDKDRREPVTPTALMRVASVSKPITAAIVKDLFRQRKLTPDTKAFGYLGLTPPPGTELDPRLADITIGHLLQHKGGWDRGAAFDPMFRTRDVEKTLGLTQPATAGDVIRYMLGKPLQFAPGEKSVYSNFGYCVLGRVIEKATGQTYEAVLKHTITEPLKIADLKVGRNSSKQRDPAEVYYPVRDDAFSLDIMDAHGGIIASAPALCRFLQAYWISGEPRPAGAKGQKWVFFGSLPGTTAMVMQRSDGMDVAVLVNHRRNLFIEPDSAALRKAVEAALDASLAKR from the coding sequence ATGGTCAGGCGATCGACGTACCAACTCCTTGTCGCGACCGTGTTGCTTGCTGTGCTACTGCCTGGCACGACCCGACTTCGCGCGGCGGAGGCCCTTTCCACCAGTGCCCCGACCTCGAACCCGACGACCCGGCCGGTCCGTCCGGCTTCCGGCGAACCCGATGCCCGCTTTGCCGCCCTCGATCAGGCGGTTGTCGCGTTCGCCGATCTGGTGGACGCGGGTGCGGTCACGGTCGCGGTGAATGTGGATGGCCGGCAGGTTTACTCGCGTGGGTTTGGCTGGCGCGACAAGGACCGCAGGGAACCCGTCACGCCCACTGCCCTGATGCGTGTCGCCAGCGTCTCCAAGCCGATCACGGCGGCGATCGTGAAGGATCTCTTCCGGCAGAGGAAGTTGACGCCGGATACAAAGGCGTTCGGCTATCTCGGTCTGACACCACCGCCCGGTACCGAATTGGACCCTCGCCTGGCTGACATCACGATCGGCCACCTGTTGCAGCACAAGGGAGGCTGGGATCGCGGGGCCGCGTTCGATCCGATGTTCAGAACGAGGGACGTCGAGAAAACGCTCGGCCTGACCCAGCCGGCAACCGCCGGCGATGTCATCCGATACATGCTGGGCAAGCCGCTGCAGTTTGCGCCCGGCGAGAAGTCGGTCTATTCCAACTTCGGCTACTGCGTGCTCGGCCGTGTGATCGAGAAAGCCACCGGCCAGACCTATGAGGCCGTGCTGAAGCACACCATCACCGAGCCGCTGAAGATTGCCGACCTGAAAGTCGGCCGTAACAGCAGCAAGCAGCGTGACCCGGCCGAAGTCTACTACCCGGTCCGCGACGACGCGTTCTCGCTCGATATCATGGACGCCCACGGCGGCATCATCGCGTCGGCTCCCGCGCTATGCCGATTCTTGCAGGCCTACTGGATCAGCGGCGAACCCCGGCCGGCAGGGGCGAAGGGGCAGAAGTGGGTTTTCTTCGGAAGCCTTCCGGGCACCACGGCAATGGTCATGCAGCGCAGCGACGGGATGGATGTAGCTGTGTTGGTGAACCACCGTCGCAATCTGTTCATCGAACCGGACAGTGCGGCGTTGCGGAAGGCGGTCGAAGCGGCGCTCGACGCGTCTTTGGCCAAACGCTGA
- a CDS encoding SAM hydrolase/SAM-dependent halogenase family protein, translating into MPKVAPTILTLTTDFGTDDFYVGTMKGSMLRHCPGSSLIDITHAVPRHDVLFGAIMLERAIAAFPPGTIHLAVVDPGVGTSRRMVIARWPGLGQTAVCPDNGLLTWAWRRHGPAEVWELSWRPARASSVFHGRDIMGPAAAMLAAGTPIEQIAERVDDPILLDVAPLSDVGQSGEIIHIDRFGNATTNVTQELSASIASVSVAGKDVGPVRRTYGDVATGEPLALIGSSGLVEIAVREGSAAEVFSLQVGDVVELLARRL; encoded by the coding sequence ATGCCGAAGGTCGCGCCAACCATTCTGACACTCACGACCGATTTCGGAACCGACGATTTCTACGTCGGCACGATGAAGGGATCGATGCTGCGGCATTGCCCGGGCTCGAGCCTGATCGATATCACCCACGCCGTTCCAAGGCACGATGTGCTGTTTGGCGCGATCATGCTGGAACGGGCGATCGCGGCGTTCCCGCCCGGCACGATTCACCTGGCGGTGGTCGATCCCGGCGTGGGAACCTCTCGCCGAATGGTGATCGCCCGCTGGCCGGGGCTCGGGCAGACGGCCGTCTGCCCGGACAACGGGCTGCTCACCTGGGCGTGGCGTCGCCACGGCCCGGCGGAAGTGTGGGAACTCTCCTGGCGGCCGGCAAGGGCGTCCAGCGTGTTTCACGGCCGCGATATCATGGGGCCCGCCGCGGCGATGCTGGCGGCGGGCACGCCGATCGAACAGATCGCGGAACGAGTTGACGACCCGATACTCCTGGATGTCGCGCCATTGAGCGACGTGGGGCAGAGCGGAGAGATCATCCACATCGATCGGTTTGGCAACGCGACGACCAACGTCACGCAGGAACTGTCGGCGTCGATCGCATCGGTCAGCGTCGCAGGCAAAGACGTCGGACCCGTCCGGCGAACCTACGGCGATGTCGCTACGGGAGAGCCGCTGGCACTGATCGGCAGCAGCGGACTGGTGGAGATCGCCGTGCGGGAAGGATCGGCGGCGGAGGTCTTTTCGCTTCAGGTCGGCGATGTCGTGGAACTGCTGGCGCGACGTCTGTAG
- a CDS encoding protein-L-isoaspartate(D-aspartate) O-methyltransferase — MPATKTRSSLEQMIQHQVIDRGIKDPRIIEALRSTPREKFFPVGGEADAFADNASPIGHGQTISQPYIVALMTQALDLRPTDRVLEIGTGSGYQTAILAKLAAEVWSIERIKPLLDEAFERVLMLGAKNVHFRHGDGTLGWPEAAPFDRLLIAAGAPRLPRELLMSQLADGGIAVLPVGPDDSQMLVKVTRVGDTLQSNDVCAVRFVKLVGKEGWKAEA; from the coding sequence ATGCCCGCCACCAAGACCCGCAGTTCGCTCGAGCAGATGATTCAGCACCAGGTGATTGACCGGGGCATCAAGGACCCGCGGATTATCGAGGCCCTGCGCTCGACGCCACGCGAGAAGTTCTTCCCCGTCGGCGGAGAGGCCGACGCGTTTGCCGACAACGCCTCGCCGATCGGTCATGGCCAGACGATCAGTCAGCCTTACATCGTCGCGCTGATGACGCAGGCGCTGGACCTTCGTCCGACGGACCGAGTGCTGGAGATCGGCACCGGCAGCGGCTACCAGACCGCAATCCTCGCGAAGCTCGCGGCGGAGGTGTGGTCGATCGAGCGCATCAAGCCGCTGCTGGATGAGGCGTTTGAGCGGGTGCTGATGCTCGGGGCGAAGAACGTGCACTTCCGCCATGGCGACGGCACGCTGGGCTGGCCCGAGGCGGCTCCATTCGACCGGCTGCTTATCGCCGCCGGGGCCCCCAGGCTGCCGCGCGAACTGCTGATGTCGCAACTCGCCGACGGCGGCATCGCCGTCCTGCCCGTCGGGCCGGACGACAGCCAGATGCTCGTCAAAGTGACGCGCGTCGGCGACACCCTCCAGTCAAATGACGTCTGCGCCGTGCGATTCGTGAAGCTCGTCGGCAAAGAAGGGTGGAAGGCCGAGGCGTAG
- a CDS encoding Gfo/Idh/MocA family protein — protein sequence MTRTWRIAGINFDHFHMGDLLRMAAEHPSAEIVGVADDDLARIAPIVARRGIPAERVFADYRQCLEQTKPDLVILCPAAARHGDWVEKVAPYGVHIVVEKPFAGSLAEADRMIAAQNAAGKLLAINWPLRWVPAHVTAKRLVDEGIIGDVIEVHFYDGNRGPLYHSADKVKIAEAEVTAQKASSWFYKASAGGGSLQDYLGYGTTLGTWYLNGRKPIEVTCVVDEPRGLEVDEHSITIARYEFGLSKFETRWGTFTDPWTHQPQPRCGFVLVGRAGTIASYDYGQTIRVQTRSRPEGFEVASDTLAFPLRNPIEYVLNCIETGKPLEGPLSTEISRIGQQIVDTAVLSSQQKRAVPLVNQG from the coding sequence ATGACCAGAACCTGGCGTATCGCCGGCATCAACTTCGATCACTTCCACATGGGCGATCTGCTCCGCATGGCGGCGGAGCATCCGTCGGCCGAGATTGTCGGCGTCGCCGACGACGACCTTGCCCGCATCGCGCCGATTGTCGCGCGGCGCGGCATTCCCGCCGAGCGCGTCTTCGCCGATTACCGCCAGTGCCTGGAACAAACCAAACCCGACCTGGTCATCCTCTGCCCGGCGGCGGCGCGGCATGGGGACTGGGTGGAGAAGGTCGCGCCGTACGGCGTACACATCGTCGTCGAGAAGCCCTTCGCCGGCAGCCTTGCCGAGGCCGATCGCATGATCGCCGCCCAGAACGCCGCCGGGAAGCTGCTGGCGATTAACTGGCCGCTGCGCTGGGTGCCGGCGCATGTCACGGCCAAGCGGCTGGTGGACGAAGGCATCATCGGCGATGTGATCGAAGTTCACTTTTACGACGGCAACCGCGGGCCGCTCTATCACAGCGCCGACAAGGTGAAGATTGCCGAAGCTGAAGTCACCGCTCAGAAGGCGTCGAGCTGGTTCTACAAAGCATCCGCCGGCGGGGGGTCGCTGCAGGATTACCTTGGTTATGGAACGACGCTCGGCACCTGGTACCTCAACGGCCGCAAACCGATCGAAGTGACTTGCGTTGTTGACGAGCCCCGCGGCCTGGAGGTGGACGAGCATTCGATCACGATCGCCCGCTACGAGTTCGGGTTGAGCAAGTTCGAGACGCGGTGGGGTACGTTCACCGACCCCTGGACGCACCAGCCGCAACCGCGGTGCGGCTTCGTATTGGTCGGCCGAGCGGGCACCATCGCGAGCTATGACTACGGCCAGACGATCCGCGTGCAAACGCGGAGCAGGCCCGAGGGTTTCGAGGTGGCGTCCGACACGCTGGCGTTCCCGCTGAGAAACCCGATCGAGTACGTCCTAAACTGCATCGAAACGGGCAAGCCACTGGAAGGGCCGCTATCGACGGAGATTTCGCGGATCGGCCAGCAGATTGTGGACACGGCCGTGCTGAGTTCGCAGCAGAAGCGGGCTGTGCCGTTGGTGAATCAAGGGTAG
- the smc gene encoding chromosome segregation protein SMC, translating to MRLKKLILHGFKSFADRTEFVFDSAITGIVGPNGCGKSNVVDGFKWVLGEQSAKSLRGDAMMDVIFNGSGGRKPAGLAEVVLVFDNPKREDGSRHLPVDLDEVSVGRRLYRDGTSEYTQNNGVARLKDIRELFMDTGVGVDAYSVIEQGRVAALLEANPEERRLIFEEAAGISKFKQRKKEAQRKLEKVDQNLVRVHDIVEEVDRRLRSVKVQAGKARNYQEYAVRLNELRLSYALREYHTLHAQVAELQTGHDDGKFRQEDAFANLSRSQNALAEKRESFEVLNRAKQQAEHQVVETRAGVQSAVQRQNWAEEQLQQITHQQEQFEADREAASERLAEVESTLESESQSLTELTAELSDRRSQIEEHQDAHREGQLQLNNVGREIEQNKSGILDLMRRTATTNSRLGAIEIERKNIASQQGRLAERQAVITQEQSAIAGQQADHQSRLTDVTEHLAERQRELELKREALQQLGKQIATASDNLGAAREHRSGLLSRQKLLKDLEAKREGVSEGVKAVLRQRGPGEPFAFVRGLVADFIRVDVEHATLIEAALDGRDQWLVTDEAGAVSRLTAVADDLEGRVNLLCTTELPPANIPAHNWNAHNHLIRFASDLVRFEPSDANLADHLLGRTIAVDNLSAAGELRKLAPAGWRFVTYAGEVVETDGTVRAGPLTAAMGLISRRSELEVLDQQLIDVEARIVGLSEQLQHTNAAAKSIEEEQNALRNEIYKANTTKVELTSKLQQFADKAASLGRELPLVERELANYESQIEKLAAEEENVTRQRESLEAEQAEKQRMVEDLTVRHRELSEQMKVLAETLTAARVELGQIQEKQLACQQHVGRLTAQRAELSQQVERLARSAEGLVHRRGQVEQELVSAKEAEAMLAEQLGTLIAQAQELASQAREAGEAMRTFQADVERYRSSYAEIEQSMHALEVSLGQSRVRLETVISRTQEELQIDIVERYKQITTPKEEVEVEPVVEEAVASAEQSQEAVEAAPVEEEETITGAMPSLYGDDAGVVKPAQAVAVPTPQPVAARKPDEPQYNFLDGDIDWDEIAAEIKELKEKIQRLGNVNIDAIAEMDELEQRSTFLTQQVSDLTESKRQLEELIDRINVESGLRFEQTLTAVREHFQGMFRKLFGGGKADIFLETEIELKPVMGPDGVLLPPEKKKVDPLEAGIEILAHPPGKKPATINQLSGGEKAMTCIALLMSIFKSKPSPFCILDEVDAPLDEANNQRFGLIIQEFLSISQFIVITHHKRTMQICDVLYGVTMQEQGVSKRVAVKFDQVDNQGRISETAAA from the coding sequence ATGCGACTCAAGAAGCTGATCCTCCACGGATTCAAGAGCTTTGCCGACCGCACCGAGTTCGTTTTCGACTCGGCGATCACCGGCATCGTCGGGCCCAACGGCTGCGGCAAATCCAACGTCGTCGACGGCTTTAAGTGGGTGCTCGGCGAACAGTCCGCCAAGAGCTTGCGCGGCGACGCGATGATGGACGTCATCTTCAACGGCTCCGGCGGCCGCAAGCCCGCGGGCCTGGCCGAAGTCGTTCTGGTCTTCGACAACCCCAAGCGCGAAGACGGTTCCCGCCACCTGCCCGTTGATCTTGACGAAGTCTCCGTCGGCAGGCGTCTCTATCGCGACGGCACCTCCGAATACACCCAGAACAACGGCGTCGCCCGGCTGAAGGACATCCGCGAACTGTTCATGGATACCGGCGTCGGCGTCGACGCGTACAGCGTGATCGAACAGGGCCGCGTCGCCGCGTTGCTCGAAGCCAACCCCGAAGAACGCCGACTGATTTTCGAGGAAGCGGCGGGCATCTCCAAGTTCAAACAGCGCAAGAAGGAAGCCCAGCGCAAGCTCGAAAAGGTCGATCAGAACCTCGTCCGCGTGCACGACATTGTCGAGGAAGTTGATCGACGGCTGCGAAGCGTGAAGGTTCAGGCCGGCAAGGCGCGGAACTACCAGGAATACGCCGTTCGGCTCAACGAGCTGCGGCTGAGCTACGCGCTGCGTGAGTATCACACGTTGCACGCGCAGGTCGCCGAGCTGCAGACCGGCCACGACGACGGCAAGTTCCGCCAGGAAGACGCGTTCGCGAACCTGTCGCGCAGTCAGAACGCGCTGGCGGAAAAGCGGGAGAGCTTTGAAGTGCTCAACCGAGCCAAGCAGCAGGCCGAGCACCAGGTGGTCGAGACGCGTGCCGGTGTGCAGTCGGCCGTCCAGAGGCAGAACTGGGCCGAAGAACAACTCCAGCAGATCACCCACCAGCAGGAGCAGTTCGAAGCCGATCGCGAAGCGGCCTCCGAACGACTGGCCGAGGTGGAATCGACACTCGAAAGCGAGAGCCAGTCGCTGACGGAACTGACGGCCGAGCTGTCGGACCGCCGGTCGCAGATTGAGGAACATCAGGACGCCCACCGCGAAGGGCAGCTACAGCTCAACAACGTGGGCCGGGAGATCGAGCAAAACAAGTCGGGAATCCTCGACCTGATGCGCCGGACCGCGACGACCAACAGCCGGCTTGGCGCGATCGAGATCGAACGCAAGAACATCGCCAGCCAGCAGGGCCGCCTCGCCGAGCGACAGGCGGTCATCACGCAGGAACAGTCGGCGATCGCCGGGCAGCAGGCCGATCACCAGTCCCGGCTGACGGACGTCACCGAACATCTGGCCGAGCGGCAGCGGGAACTGGAACTAAAACGCGAAGCGCTCCAACAACTCGGCAAGCAGATCGCCACCGCCAGCGATAACCTGGGCGCCGCGAGGGAACACCGCTCGGGCCTGCTCAGTCGCCAAAAGCTGCTCAAAGACCTGGAAGCCAAGCGCGAAGGCGTCAGCGAAGGTGTGAAAGCCGTCCTGCGGCAGCGGGGCCCGGGAGAGCCTTTCGCGTTTGTTCGCGGGCTGGTCGCCGACTTCATTCGCGTGGATGTCGAGCACGCCACGCTGATCGAAGCCGCCCTCGACGGGCGCGACCAATGGCTGGTGACCGATGAAGCCGGCGCGGTCAGCCGTCTGACCGCCGTCGCCGACGACCTGGAGGGGCGTGTCAATCTCCTCTGCACGACGGAACTTCCGCCGGCCAACATTCCGGCGCACAACTGGAACGCCCACAATCACCTGATTCGCTTCGCTTCGGACCTGGTCCGGTTCGAGCCAAGCGATGCGAATCTTGCAGATCACCTGCTCGGCCGGACGATTGCCGTCGACAACCTGAGCGCCGCCGGCGAACTTCGCAAGCTCGCCCCCGCGGGCTGGCGGTTCGTCACGTACGCCGGCGAAGTTGTCGAGACCGACGGCACCGTCCGGGCCGGGCCGTTGACGGCGGCGATGGGTCTGATTTCGCGTCGGTCGGAACTGGAAGTGCTCGATCAGCAGTTGATCGATGTTGAGGCGAGAATTGTCGGCCTGAGCGAGCAGCTCCAGCACACCAACGCCGCCGCCAAGTCGATCGAAGAAGAGCAGAATGCCCTGCGGAACGAAATCTACAAGGCCAACACGACCAAGGTGGAGCTGACGAGCAAGCTGCAGCAGTTTGCCGACAAGGCCGCATCGCTGGGCCGTGAACTGCCGCTGGTCGAGCGCGAGCTGGCGAACTACGAATCGCAGATCGAGAAGCTGGCCGCCGAGGAAGAGAATGTCACCCGCCAGCGCGAATCGCTCGAAGCCGAACAGGCCGAGAAGCAGCGGATGGTGGAGGACCTGACCGTCCGGCATCGCGAGTTGTCGGAGCAGATGAAGGTGCTCGCCGAGACCCTGACGGCGGCCCGGGTCGAGCTCGGCCAGATTCAAGAGAAGCAGCTCGCATGCCAGCAGCACGTCGGCCGGTTGACGGCCCAGCGAGCGGAGCTGTCGCAGCAGGTCGAACGGCTGGCGCGATCGGCCGAGGGGCTCGTCCACCGGCGCGGGCAGGTGGAGCAGGAACTGGTCAGCGCCAAGGAAGCCGAAGCGATGCTCGCCGAGCAGCTCGGCACGCTCATCGCGCAAGCGCAGGAACTGGCGTCGCAGGCCCGCGAAGCCGGCGAGGCGATGCGCACTTTCCAGGCCGACGTCGAACGATACCGCTCCAGCTACGCCGAGATCGAGCAGTCCATGCACGCGCTGGAGGTCAGCCTCGGCCAGAGCCGGGTGCGGCTGGAGACGGTCATCAGCCGGACGCAGGAAGAGCTGCAGATCGACATCGTCGAGCGGTACAAGCAGATCACGACGCCGAAGGAAGAAGTCGAAGTCGAGCCTGTTGTCGAAGAGGCTGTCGCATCAGCCGAGCAGTCACAGGAGGCTGTGGAAGCTGCACCGGTGGAAGAAGAGGAGACCATCACCGGCGCGATGCCGTCGCTCTATGGCGATGATGCGGGTGTCGTAAAGCCGGCACAGGCCGTCGCCGTACCTACTCCCCAGCCCGTCGCCGCCCGCAAGCCGGACGAACCCCAGTACAACTTTCTCGACGGCGACATCGACTGGGATGAGATCGCCGCCGAGATCAAGGAACTCAAGGAAAAGATCCAGCGCCTCGGCAACGTCAACATTGACGCGATCGCCGAGATGGACGAACTGGAACAGCGGTCGACGTTCCTCACCCAGCAGGTCAGCGACCTGACCGAATCGAAGCGGCAGCTCGAAGAGCTGATCGACCGGATCAATGTCGAGTCGGGTTTGCGATTCGAGCAGACACTGACAGCCGTCCGCGAGCACTTCCAGGGCATGTTCCGCAAGCTCTTCGGCGGCGGAAAAGCCGACATCTTCTTGGAGACCGAAATCGAGCTCAAACCCGTCATGGGCCCCGATGGCGTGCTTCTGCCGCCGGAAAAGAAGAAGGTCGACCCCCTCGAAGCCGGCATCGAAATCCTCGCCCATCCGCCGGGCAAAAAGCCGGCCACGATCAACCAGCTCTCCGGCGGCGAGAAGGCGATGACCTGCATCGCGCTGCTGATGAGCATCTTCAAGAGCAAGCCCAGCCCGTTCTGCATCCTCGACGAAGTGGACGCCCCGCTGGACGAAGCCAACAACCAGCGGTTCGGGCTGATCATCCAGGAGTTCCTGAGCATCAGCCAGTTCATCGTCATCACCCACCACAAGCGGACGATGCAGATCTGCGACGTGCTGTACGGCGTTACGATGCAGGAGCAGGGCGTCAGCAAGCGAGTCGCGGTGAAGTTTGACCAGGTCGACAACCAGGGCAGGATCAGCGAAACCGCGGCGGCGTAG
- a CDS encoding RDD family protein, whose product MATAMRDASFLLRRFAATVFDGFVLLVVPILWWHWSEWARYTSTFGRQVPATVAMPVMALMPLTVVWLEGIVGGSYAKQFLKLDVRTPDGQAISRGRSFLRSVLKWSPIWIGPAVWIADAYTGNTRADDFTNDYLLATTNAWAEQLPRPGMQFIWAINVSLRGMNWGVIPLAVLAIGYLLVLGRSRRALLDRLAGTKVI is encoded by the coding sequence ATGGCCACCGCGATGCGTGATGCTTCCTTTCTTCTCCGCCGTTTCGCCGCGACGGTGTTTGACGGGTTCGTTCTACTGGTCGTTCCGATCCTCTGGTGGCACTGGTCGGAATGGGCGCGGTACACCAGCACCTTCGGCCGACAGGTGCCGGCGACCGTCGCCATGCCGGTGATGGCGCTGATGCCGCTGACCGTCGTCTGGCTGGAAGGCATCGTCGGCGGCAGTTACGCCAAGCAGTTTCTGAAGCTCGACGTCCGCACCCCGGACGGGCAGGCGATTTCGCGCGGCCGCAGCTTCCTGCGCTCCGTTCTCAAATGGTCGCCGATATGGATCGGCCCGGCGGTCTGGATCGCCGACGCTTACACCGGCAACACCCGCGCCGACGACTTCACCAACGACTACCTGCTGGCGACCACCAACGCCTGGGCGGAGCAACTGCCGCGACCCGGGATGCAGTTCATCTGGGCGATCAATGTGTCGCTGCGCGGGATGAACTGGGGCGTGATCCCATTGGCAGTCCTCGCGATTGGATATTTGTTAGTGCTCGGACGTTCACGGCGAGCGTTGCTGGATCGATTGGCAGGGACGAAGGTGATCTGA
- the bioA gene encoding adenosylmethionine--8-amino-7-oxononanoate transaminase, with the protein MFNAPQIKHSTQDLRRLDKQHLWHPFTPMKLWLESDPLVITAAEGMHLIDSDGRRYLDGFSSLWCNVHGHRVPEIDQAIRDQLDKVAHTTMLGFASEPATLLAERLMRIVPSSLSKVFYSDAGATATEVAFKLAAQYWFNTGKPERNEFVGFAEAYHGDTVGAMSIGRMPAFHKPYFPMLFKTHFAPTPYVYRYDVQGASDSERANVVRQHCLNALETILQQHGDRIAAVCIEPMVQGAGGMIVQPPGFLSEVARLTRHYGALLIADEVAVGFGRTGKMFACEQEQVQPDILCAAKGLTGGYLPLAATFASQQIFDAFLGEPWEGRTFYHGHTYTGNPLAAAAALASLDLFEKNKLLDHVGSTSGKLRHMLQELKELPYVGDIRQLGYMVGIELVEDKATRRSFDPRRRLGAEVCFNCRKHGVIIRPLADVIVLMPPLAMGEDDLRTIVNAVKTEIAAIRSTN; encoded by the coding sequence GTGTTCAACGCTCCACAAATCAAGCATTCCACGCAGGATCTCCGCCGGCTCGACAAGCAGCATCTCTGGCATCCGTTCACGCCGATGAAGCTGTGGCTGGAATCCGATCCGCTCGTCATCACTGCCGCCGAGGGGATGCACCTGATCGATTCCGACGGCCGGCGGTATCTCGACGGGTTCTCCAGCCTCTGGTGCAACGTCCACGGCCATCGAGTGCCGGAGATCGACCAGGCGATTCGCGATCAGCTCGACAAGGTGGCGCACACGACGATGCTCGGCTTCGCAAGCGAGCCGGCGACGCTGCTCGCCGAACGGCTGATGCGGATCGTGCCTTCGAGTTTGTCGAAGGTGTTCTATTCCGACGCCGGCGCGACGGCGACCGAAGTCGCGTTCAAGCTCGCGGCGCAATACTGGTTCAATACAGGTAAACCAGAAAGGAACGAGTTCGTCGGTTTCGCCGAGGCCTATCACGGCGACACCGTCGGAGCAATGAGCATCGGCCGGATGCCAGCGTTTCATAAGCCGTACTTTCCGATGCTGTTCAAGACGCATTTCGCGCCGACGCCTTACGTCTACCGGTACGACGTCCAGGGCGCGAGCGACAGCGAGCGCGCGAACGTCGTCCGCCAGCACTGCCTGAACGCGCTGGAAACGATCCTTCAGCAGCATGGCGATCGCATCGCCGCGGTGTGCATTGAGCCGATGGTGCAGGGTGCGGGCGGAATGATCGTGCAACCGCCGGGCTTCCTCTCGGAAGTCGCGAGACTGACCCGGCATTACGGCGCGCTGCTGATCGCCGACGAGGTCGCCGTCGGCTTCGGCCGCACGGGCAAGATGTTCGCCTGCGAGCAGGAGCAGGTACAGCCCGACATCCTGTGCGCCGCCAAGGGCCTGACCGGCGGCTACCTGCCGCTCGCGGCGACGTTCGCCAGCCAGCAGATCTTCGATGCTTTCCTGGGCGAACCCTGGGAAGGCCGCACCTTCTATCACGGCCACACCTACACGGGGAACCCGCTCGCGGCGGCGGCGGCGCTGGCTTCCCTTGACCTGTTCGAGAAGAACAAGCTGCTCGATCATGTCGGCAGCACCTCCGGCAAGCTGCGGCACATGCTTCAGGAACTGAAAGAGCTTCCGTATGTCGGCGATATCCGACAACTCGGCTACATGGTGGGGATCGAGCTGGTCGAAGACAAAGCGACCAGGCGCTCGTTCGACCCGCGCCGCCGGCTGGGCGCCGAAGTCTGCTTCAACTGTCGCAAGCACGGCGTGATCATCCGCCCGCTCGCCGACGTCATCGTCCTCATGCCTCCACTGGCGATGGGGGAGGATGATTTGCGGACGATCGTGAATGCGGTGAAGACCGAGATCGCGGCGATCCGATCTACGAACTGA
- a CDS encoding sialidase family protein produces MRSILFTIGLCVSSFALRVGAESVVIPDVAKPGQGAYVSAELIYPLDNKPTPQCHASTIVETPTGLVAAWFGGTAESKPDVGIWVSRHDGKAWGKPVEVADGVQSPDKRFPCWNPVLFQPKSGPLLLFYKVGPTPSSWWGMLRTSEDGGKTWSAAKKMGEDPKIGHLLGPVKNKPIQLKDGTILCPSSSEHDGWRVHFEATKDLGKTWEVIGPIHDGREFGAIQPSILTYADGGMQVLCRSKQEKVTQAWSQDGGKTWGPMSATALPNPNSGTDAVTLADGRQLLIYNHTTRLGLGLPAKGREMLNLAISKDGKDWKTVLTLEKQKGEYSYPAIIQTADGKVHITYTYQRQTIKHVVLDAGKLE; encoded by the coding sequence ATGCGTTCAATCCTTTTTACGATTGGCTTGTGTGTCTCGTCGTTCGCGCTCCGCGTTGGTGCGGAGAGCGTGGTGATCCCCGATGTCGCCAAGCCGGGGCAGGGGGCGTATGTGAGCGCGGAACTGATCTACCCGCTCGACAACAAGCCGACGCCGCAGTGTCACGCGTCGACGATCGTCGAAACGCCGACTGGCCTGGTCGCCGCCTGGTTCGGCGGAACCGCCGAGAGCAAGCCGGATGTCGGCATCTGGGTGTCGCGACATGATGGCAAAGCGTGGGGTAAGCCGGTCGAAGTCGCCGACGGTGTGCAGTCGCCCGACAAGCGGTTCCCGTGCTGGAATCCGGTTCTCTTCCAGCCCAAGTCCGGTCCGCTTCTGCTTTTCTACAAGGTCGGCCCGACGCCCAGCAGCTGGTGGGGCATGCTGCGGACGAGTGAAGACGGCGGCAAGACATGGTCGGCCGCTAAGAAGATGGGCGAGGACCCGAAGATCGGCCACCTGCTGGGCCCGGTGAAGAACAAGCCCATCCAACTTAAGGACGGCACGATTCTTTGCCCGTCGAGCAGCGAGCACGACGGCTGGCGGGTTCACTTTGAAGCGACGAAAGACCTCGGCAAGACCTGGGAAGTCATCGGGCCGATCCACGACGGCAGGGAGTTCGGCGCTATTCAGCCGAGCATCCTCACCTACGCCGATGGTGGCATGCAGGTGCTTTGTCGCAGCAAGCAGGAGAAGGTGACGCAAGCCTGGTCTCAGGACGGCGGAAAGACCTGGGGCCCGATGTCGGCGACGGCGCTACCGAACCCCAATTCCGGTACCGACGCCGTCACGCTGGCCGATGGCCGGCAGTTGCTGATCTACAACCACACCACGCGCCTGGGACTGGGCCTGCCGGCAAAGGGCCGCGAGATGCTGAACCTGGCGATTTCCAAAGACGGCAAGGACTGGAAGACGGTACTGACCCTGGAGAAGCAAAAGGGGGAGTATTCGTATCCCGCAATCATCCAGACCGCCGACGGCAAAGTGCACATCACGTACACCTACCAGCGGCAGACGATCAAGCATGTGGTGCTGGACGCGGGGAAGCTGGAGTGA